A region from the Mesomycoplasma hyopneumoniae J genome encodes:
- a CDS encoding HsdM family class I SAM-dependent methyltransferase, with translation MKMLKSEFKVVEKFSSILGLKNQTDGSVPLYKKDKNGYQATKPDGYYFYDGVIFILDAKKENAKFQNQLFDYMELEKHQDIIGFQYNGKDLNVYVRNGKKGKFKLLHEEKELQNHTYYKEKYFKNSKENNEELINRFAKQLANAFREAKIDKQMTVPFIGIVMLAYKYSNTKKSIEFNRNSTSALLDSIKNASIDQIPDSDNNTNLKSKLQNLQNYLYNSTFKTVDIFELNNIVELISNVYNLINISHKNYKGHDIMNAFLKVFRKWNSADAKEKGEVFTPDHIAQLMYDLIQVDAMNDVVLDPTCGSGTFLTNAMANMFQDVYSFFKNKKLSKEKEEQYSNQACKDIKNNKLIGIELNEFNATLAGINMLLHGDGSSNIIQKDCFKELPLLKDKYSKVLMNPPFSQKESELKFVYVTLENLKEKGKIAAIVPKSSLNGRVKANVEYLKRIFMMAKVSHIISLPRDVFQPNAAVNTSIIVLEKYSQEKIKKIQKLASKKKEIEEHTQNIFLIDFSDDGFVYANERRYKTDKFALKIKELQKILKGQFSPLQALERNLRFDEELSFERFNTNRTFDIEESVFKKYMKENFASKVLSGIENQVILKKKNLSKYKNIKFKFFAIDKILDFISKGKQRQSIDRKLENKFEKGIPIIIAKKDNNGVGGLLENHLVEEVFQDKFCIINGGDGGGGKTYYCDFKFGATSFVNICDLKEKYRNIFNQFPLSKFYLAIVISERLFKSIGHGRVQKNQIPSIQIKLPIDQNNQIHTEYMNDFISNLDLKNKLYYE, from the coding sequence ATGAAAATGTTAAAATCAGAATTCAAAGTTGTAGAAAAATTCAGCTCCATTTTAGGACTTAAAAATCAAACAGATGGATCTGTTCCTTTATATAAAAAAGACAAAAATGGTTATCAAGCTACAAAACCTGATGGATACTATTTTTATGATGGTGTTATTTTTATTTTAGATGCAAAAAAAGAGAATGCTAAATTTCAAAATCAATTATTTGATTATATGGAATTAGAAAAACACCAAGATATTATAGGATTTCAATATAATGGAAAAGATTTAAATGTTTATGTTAGAAATGGAAAAAAAGGTAAATTTAAACTTTTACATGAAGAAAAAGAACTTCAAAACCATACATATTACAAAGAAAAATACTTTAAAAATTCTAAAGAAAATAATGAAGAGTTAATAAATCGATTTGCAAAACAACTAGCAAATGCTTTTAGAGAAGCTAAAATTGATAAACAAATGACTGTTCCATTTATTGGTATAGTTATGTTAGCTTACAAATATAGCAATACAAAAAAAAGCATAGAGTTTAACAGAAATTCTACTTCTGCTTTATTAGATAGTATTAAAAATGCTTCTATTGATCAAATTCCTGATTCTGATAATAATACTAATTTAAAATCTAAGCTTCAAAATTTACAAAATTATTTATACAATAGCACATTTAAAACTGTTGATATTTTTGAGTTAAATAATATTGTTGAACTTATTTCAAATGTTTATAACCTTATAAATATTAGTCATAAAAATTATAAAGGTCATGACATAATGAATGCTTTTTTAAAAGTGTTTAGAAAATGAAACTCGGCAGATGCAAAAGAAAAAGGTGAAGTATTTACTCCTGATCATATTGCGCAGTTGATGTATGATTTAATACAAGTAGATGCTATGAATGATGTTGTTTTAGATCCTACATGTGGATCTGGTACATTTTTAACTAATGCAATGGCGAATATGTTTCAAGATGTTTATTCTTTTTTTAAAAATAAAAAATTAAGCAAAGAAAAAGAAGAACAATATTCTAATCAAGCATGTAAAGATATTAAAAATAATAAATTAATAGGTATTGAATTAAATGAATTTAATGCTACTTTAGCTGGAATTAATATGCTTTTACATGGAGATGGAAGTAGTAATATAATTCAAAAGGATTGTTTTAAAGAATTACCTCTTTTAAAAGATAAATATTCTAAAGTTTTAATGAATCCTCCTTTTAGTCAAAAAGAATCAGAACTTAAATTTGTTTATGTGACTCTTGAAAATTTAAAGGAAAAAGGGAAAATTGCTGCTATTGTACCTAAATCTTCTTTAAATGGAAGGGTTAAAGCAAATGTAGAATATTTAAAAAGGATTTTTATGATGGCTAAGGTAAGTCATATAATTTCTTTACCAAGAGATGTATTTCAACCTAATGCAGCAGTAAATACTTCAATTATTGTTCTAGAAAAATATAGTCAAGAAAAAATTAAGAAAATTCAAAAATTAGCCTCAAAAAAGAAGGAAATTGAAGAACATACACAAAATATTTTCTTAATAGATTTTAGTGATGATGGTTTTGTTTATGCTAATGAAAGAAGATATAAAACTGATAAATTTGCTTTAAAAATAAAGGAATTACAAAAAATTTTAAAAGGACAATTTTCTCCTTTACAGGCTTTAGAACGTAATTTAAGATTTGATGAAGAACTTTCTTTTGAAAGATTTAATACTAATAGAACTTTTGATATTGAAGAATCTGTTTTTAAAAAGTATATGAAAGAAAATTTTGCAAGTAAAGTACTCTCTGGAATAGAAAATCAAGTAATTTTAAAGAAAAAAAATTTATCTAAGTACAAAAATATAAAATTTAAATTTTTTGCTATTGATAAAATTTTAGATTTTATTTCTAAAGGAAAACAAAGGCAATCTATAGATAGAAAATTAGAAAATAAATTTGAAAAAGGAATACCAATTATAATTGCTAAAAAAGATAATAATGGAGTTGGTGGTTTACTAGAAAATCATTTAGTAGAAGAAGTTTTTCAAGATAAATTCTGTATTATTAATGGAGGTGACGGCGGCGGAGGTAAAACTTATTATTGTGATTTTAAATTTGGCGCTACCTCTTTTGTAAATATTTGTGATTTAAAAGAAAAATATAGAAATATTTTTAATCAATTTCCTTTATCTAAATTCTATTTAGCCATTGTTATTAGTGAAAGATTATTCAAATCTATTGGGCATGGAAGAGTACAAAAAAATCAAATTCCTTCTATTCAAATAAAATTACCGATAGATCAAAATAATCAAATTCATACTGAATATATGAATGACTTTATTTCTAATTTAGATTTAAAAAATAAGCTTTACTATGAATAA